In the Mycolicibacter sp. MU0102 genome, one interval contains:
- a CDS encoding M24 family metallopeptidase, with protein MPTEVASDALALSCGRRERALAQMEAHDLDVLVLGRQANVRYLTGTPQRWMAGTRSFAPNCVLVRATGAVHLLRSSEQRVPEDIPRDHLNEVSWNPTNIIAALAHLDGAMAARRVGTDAMSPLFAQLLPLAFPQAELVDGEPAMRAARSIKTAEEVAALRTAVAIAASALAAAAVAVDDGVSEQTLAGVLMEAMSAGGAATPANQDVVWVTSREYPWRRAGGGGRVRAGDLVAISAAVLAGGYLGEVGRTFAVGGSSDNSTAALYRRWDGLWKKLSGACRPGASGSALLSAYADAGEPLPPVPVAHGLGLGFDPPVVSAHLPQTAASGRLEPGMVLAVTGYVFEPGVGAVFGREAVLITEDDHEVLTTSTSS; from the coding sequence ATGCCTACTGAGGTTGCGTCGGATGCGCTGGCGCTGAGCTGCGGGAGACGTGAGCGCGCGCTGGCCCAGATGGAAGCCCACGACCTCGATGTGCTGGTGTTGGGGCGTCAGGCCAACGTCCGCTACCTCACCGGCACCCCGCAGCGCTGGATGGCTGGCACTCGTTCGTTTGCTCCCAACTGCGTACTGGTGCGAGCAACCGGCGCGGTTCACCTGCTGCGCTCCTCCGAGCAACGTGTACCCGAGGACATTCCGCGCGATCACCTGAACGAGGTTTCGTGGAATCCGACGAACATCATTGCCGCGCTGGCGCATCTCGACGGGGCAATGGCCGCACGACGGGTCGGAACCGATGCCATGTCACCGCTGTTCGCCCAACTGCTCCCACTGGCCTTCCCGCAAGCCGAACTCGTCGACGGGGAACCCGCCATGCGGGCCGCGCGGTCCATCAAGACCGCCGAGGAAGTCGCGGCGCTGCGGACCGCGGTGGCCATCGCCGCGTCGGCGTTGGCAGCGGCAGCGGTCGCAGTGGACGACGGCGTCAGCGAACAGACGTTGGCCGGGGTGCTGATGGAGGCGATGAGCGCGGGAGGGGCCGCCACCCCGGCCAACCAAGACGTCGTCTGGGTGACCTCGCGGGAATACCCGTGGCGGCGTGCGGGTGGCGGCGGCCGGGTCCGGGCTGGGGACCTGGTGGCGATCTCGGCAGCTGTGCTCGCCGGCGGCTATCTCGGAGAGGTGGGACGCACCTTCGCGGTCGGCGGTAGTTCCGACAACAGTACCGCCGCGCTCTACCGGCGCTGGGATGGGTTGTGGAAGAAGCTGTCTGGCGCCTGCCGTCCCGGCGCATCCGGCAGTGCGCTGCTGAGCGCCTACGCCGACGCCGGGGAACCGCTGCCGCCGGTTCCGGTGGCCCACGGTCTGGGGCTGGGATTCGACCCGCCGGTGGTGTCGGCGCACCTGCCGCAGACCGCGGCGTCCGGACGGCTGGAACCGGGAATGGTGCTGGCCGTCACCGGTTACGTGTTCGAACCCGGGGTGGGCGCGGTATTCGGGCGTGAGGCCGTTCTGATCACCGAAGACGACCACGAAGTTTTGACCACCAGTACCTCCAGCTAA